In Spirosoma pollinicola, the genomic window GGAAAGAATACTCCCCTTTCAGCACTTTGGTGGCCATATCCTGCAAATCTTCTCCCGACGAAGCACCGACGAAAGCAGCAAAATCAGTTGGTTTCAGACCTGCGGCAATCTTCGCTGAAGCAGGTTCGGCAACGACGAAAAGGCGCGGATCCTTACGCTCTACCAATAAATCCACGTACGTTTTGGCCATATTTTCACGAGTAGCATTCTGACCAAAATTATCCTGATTGCGCGGGTATTTACTCTGGGTACTGTTGTGAATAAACTGCAGGTTATCACTCATACCCGTTGGCAGTGGGTACTTGGTCGAATTGCCAACCATCTCGGCAAATTTCTGCTTAATGGCAAGATCGGTATCCCCTTCTTTCTTACTCAGGCTGATCAGCACACGAATCCGGTAGGCATTCACTGTTTTCTGCCACTGCCGCAGATTGTTATTAAAGTAAAAATCGCCCGCCAGTGTGTTGTCACCTTTCGTGATGATAGCCGCCAGATCAGTGTTGGCATCGTCCAGCCATTTCAGTGTCTGGGCATAAACGGCCTTCTGCGAATCGTATTTCGGCGTTAGGTTAGCCAAATCTTTCAGCGCATCGGTGAGCGGAATATCGCCCACGCGCCGGGTCATGTTTTCGTAGAAATACGCCCGAAAGAACTTGCCCAACGCGGAGTATGGGTTTACATCGGCAGCACCAGCCCGCTTGGCTTCCTGCTCCATTTTCACCACATCTTTCAGTGTGAAAAAATTCAGGCTCGTGGTTGTCCAGTTATACTCGTTGGTTGCGTAATAATCATAATTACTGGCATAAAACTGGTTGTACCGCTGTTCTGCGCCCCAGGGAGTATTGGTAACGCCCGAAAAACCGGATGGGCTGTTACCACTATTGTACATATCGTTCAGAATGCCCTTCAGCACGAGTGAAGCTGGCGCATTCACTGGCCTGTTGGGGTCTTTTTCGAGTTCATCGAATGACTTTTCGCAACTGGTTAACAGTAACGTAATTGTCAGTATAGGGAGAATAAATTTGTTCAGTTTCATGATGTAAAGAATGTATAATACAGAATGGACAATGAATAATGATTCGTCATCACATTATCCATTTTGCATTGTTCATTAGTTAAAAAGTCAGATTCAGGTTAAAACCATACCGCCGTGTCGTTGGTGTTTGCAGATCCGAACGACCACCGCTTGTAAACTGGTCGATGTCGATGTCTTTCTTCTCGGCAAAGTAGAGCAGATTCCGGGCAACGAATGAAACCGACGCCTGTTTGACACCCAACCGACTAATGAATGTTTGTGGCAGAGAATAGCCCAGCACAACTTCGCGGAGTTTGACAAACGAACGGCTAATCATATTTCCGCCATCAAATCCGTAGCGCCGGGCAATGTAATCCTGTAAAAAAGCCTTCGTTGTATTTGGCTGAAATTGCAGCTCAGCGTAGTTTGTCACGAACCCATCTGAATTGTAGTTGATGCTGGCGCCGTTACTCACCTGAACACCTTCGCCCAGGTACGATTTAATGCCTTTCGTGTCATTAATACGGGCCACGCCCATATCGCCCTGAACGGTGTTGATGATCCGGCCACCAGCATATGATTTTTGCTGGATGTAGTCAGAAATAACCCCTCCAACACGACCATCGACCTGGAAACTGAACGTCAGGTTTTTGTAGCTAAAGCGGTTGTTCAGGCCAAATACCCAATCTGGATTGATATTGCCTACATATTGGGCAACGGTTGTCCGGATGGGTCTTCCACCCGCATCATTGATAATCTGCCCATCGGGGGCGCGCACAAACGTCGACGTGTAGTACTTATCCGTACGGTCGCCTACTTTAAAGAAGGTGTTCAGCGCCGTTACGCCCGGATAGAAATCTTTGTATACCTCTTTATAGGTCGACCAGTTCGCCAGAACATCCCAGTTGAGACCGTTGGTGCTACGCAGCACCTTACCTGTCAGGGACAGTTCAATCCCTTTTTTCTGGGTTTTGATACCGTTTACCAGCGCCGATGAGTAGCCGGTCGTTTCAGAAATTGGGAGGTTGAAAATACGTGGACCATCGTCGCTGATGTAATAAGCCGCATCGAAAGCAAGGCGGTTATTCAGGAAACGCACATCCAGACCAACCTCTGTTTGGGAGGTGCTGTTCGGTTTGATGTTCGGGTTATTGAGGGCGTTGGTGAAATAAGCCGTTGGGGTGTTGCCAACCGTGTAGGGCGTAGCATACACGGCCGCGTTCTGATACGTTGGCCCATCATACGACGACGCATACTGCTGTCCATAACCCACCGGGAACGACGGCACACCAATGGTCGATTGGGTAAGACCGTCTTTCACATTGGCATACGACGCCCGGAATTTCAGGAACGAGATAGCCTGGGGCAACCGCAGGTAGTCAGACAATACCGTACTGAGCGCTACCGAAGGATAGAAGAACGTATTGTTTCCTTTTGGCAGAGTCGAGAGCTTATCCATCCGGCCCGTTGTCGATACTGTCAGGAAGTCTTTCAGCGTAAAGTCAGCCGAGTAATAGGCCGACAACACGCGCATATCCGAGTTGAAGTTCGACGCAATAACCGGGTTGAGCGAGTTAGCGAAGTTGTATACGCCCGGCACGTTCAGGTAGTTGGTCGACGTGTAGTTTGAGTTGTAGTTATATACGCGAAGGTTACCCCCGGCAATAGCGTTTATATTCAGGAGCGGGCTTACCCGTTTATCATACTTTAACAACAAATCAGTGTTGTTGTCGAGCAGGTTCCGGCGGTCTTCGCGGTAGTCGCCTTTTGTTTCTTCACGTCCGTAGGAGGTGGCAGAATACGGAAACTTCTCCGTCCGAAGCAGGTTCCAGGTCGATACCTGCGTACGCAGTGAAAGATCGAGCCCGGTGGCAATGTTGTATTTAAGCGATGTCTGCCCAACAATATCAGTTTTATAATGCCCCCGCAACCACTCTTTCGCCACAAACCAGGGGTTGTTATAGCGTTGGTACTCAGCGTAAATCTGCTGCGTACCTTCTTTACCCGGCTGCCAGTAATTTTTGAGCTGATCGACGTCCCAGTCGGCACCACCCCAGATTACTATGTTATAAATCATAGAGTTCGGGCCGTAATCGACGTCGGGAATATTGGGCGTATACTGCCGGTTTACCTGCACATCGCCTTCAAAGCGAAGCCGGTTCGAGAAATTATAACCCGTCGATACTTTAAAGGTCGTGCTGTTCAGCTTGGTGTTGGGCACCAGACCGCGCTGGTAGTTGTGCGATACCGAAAAACGAAGGTCATATTTTTCGCCCGACGACGATACCGATATGTTGTTGGTAGAGAGAAGGCCCGGCTGCAGAAACCGCTTGAGGTTGTCTTTACCACGCGCCACCCAGGGCGTACCGGTCCGTTTGCCCGTTACGGGATCAACAGGACTGTCGTATTGCGGAATCAGCTGGCCTTCGAAGCGTGGGCCCCAGATGTCATAGTCACCATCGTTTTTGCCGCCCCCTTTGCCATCCACGAATTCATACACACCGTGGTCGCCGGGGCCATACTCGTCCTGTACTTTAGGAATGGCGAGAAAGCCGTTATCGACCATCTGGCTTGTGTTCACATCAACAGCGAATCCGCGTTTGTCTTTCGTACCGCGCTTGGTGGTGATCAGGATAGCCCCGTTCTTGCCCCGGAAACCATATAACGCCGACGCCGACGCGCCTTTCAGGACGGAGTAGGTTTCGATGTCATCGGCGCTGATATTCCAGGTATCGGAGTTGATAGGCACCCCATCGACCACAAACAGAACATCGGTATTACCACGCAGAACAATATTTGGCCGACGCAGAAGCTCAGACGATGCACCAATAGTCAAACCGGATACTTTACCAACCAGCGAGTTTATCGCATTTGGTTCGCGGGCTTTAAGTAGTTGAGCACCGTCGACAGACTGAATCGAAACGCCCGTTTGCCGAATATCTTTTTTAATACCGAGCGCCGTTACCACCACTTCGGTCAGTGTCCGGTCACCGGCCACCATCGTTACATCCAGTTTAGTACGGTTTGCTACGGCAATTTCTTGGGTGGCATAGCCGATAAACGAGAATGTCAGGGTGCTGGACGATTGTACATTGATCGAGTATGTACCATCAGCGCGCGACGTGGTACCGGCATTGGTTCCTTTCACAACGATCGAAACGCCGGGTAGTGGCTGGTTATCATCACCCGATGTTATCCGTCCGCTGATGGTTTGTGCCAGGGCGGACAGGCTAGTCAGCAGACAAAATAAAAACGCCATGCTCAATCGGTGATAGTCGCGAATTGCGTTCTTCCGTTGGCATAGCGTTGAAGTTAGTAAACAGAGCTTCATACGTGTGACAGGTTAGTTTTCTTAAGTAATTTTCCGCAAAAGTATTGTTTTGATATTGGCTTAATATTAAGTATATATTACCAGTATATAAACAAAAAAGCAGAATATATATTCTGCTTTAATATTGAAATGCCAAATATTTTCATCTGGAAAAATGTTCAGAGCTTCATGCCAGTCGTTGTTGAATGCTGTTTTCAGCGTAGCCAGCCCCAGAACTCATTCCTTTACCACCTATACCTGTCACAATATGAATGTTATCGTCTATTGAGTATTCGAAGATTTCGTCTTTCGTCTGGCTGTAAAAACCCGCCCATGTTTTTTTGATGGTTAACGGAAAGTTAACAATACGCCGAGCTTCGGCCAGCATAAGGTCGTTGATGTAATCCTGTGTATGGTAGCCCAGATCTTCGGCCTGCGTAGCCTCGGCGTATTCATGTGAATCGCCAACGATAATGGACCCATCGGTAGCTTGTTTGAAGAGGATATGAATACCCCATTTTTTGAGTTCGGCCAGATGTTCAGGCGTGTTGGCGGTTATTCGTTCGTAAGAAGGACATTCCTGAAACGATTCGTACCGCCGAATGGTCAATCCTGTCAGGATATTGCCGGGCAAGTCAAGGCCCGCGACCGGCTCGGCCAGCAACATTTGCAATTTACTAACCACCAGACCCGCCTTAGCCAGTACATCAGGGAACAGCAACCGCACCTCGTGGCCACTGCAAATGATCACCTTCTCTGCCCGAAACTGCTGCCGATTACTCAGCGTTACCGTAGCCCCGCCAGCGTTTGACTCGGCGTCGATCACTACCGAACCGGGCCGATAATCAACGGTGTACTTCTGTTGCACGAAGGCAATGAGCTGATGAATCATCTGCTCCGGCTCAACACTCATTTCCTGCGGAAAGAAAATACCTCCCACTACATAATCAGGCTTCAGGGTTGGGTATTTGGCCAGACACTGCGCCTTGGACAATAGCTCGCTGGTGTAGGCTATTTGCTGATAACGATCATGAAGCTCATTGGCCAGCGCCCATTCATCGGCATCGGACGCAATATATATAGTCCCGTTTTGCCGTACGCTTATGTCCGTTTCCTGCTGAATGTCGCGGTATATTTCCAGACTCCGCCGACCATATTCGAACCAGCGCCCCGCCAGACCCGAGGGCACGGCCTGCCCAAAATTACGAACAGTTGCCCCAATGGGATAACGGTCTTTTTCGAGGAGTAGTACTCGTTTTCCGGCTTTGGCGGCATGGTAGGCATGGAACGTGCCAAGCGCCCCGGCACCAATGATAATCAGATCGTAAGAAAGCATAGTCAAGAATGGAAAATGAATAATGTATAACGAATAATTAGTTCACAGACGATTTCGGGAATCGCACTATTCATTTTCCATTATACATTAATCACTGATACCTGCCGGGCGTCTAACAGGGCGGGCAACTCCCGAAGTGAGCCCAGCAACAAATCATGTGGGTGTGAATCTAACTGCTCGCGCGAGTGCGTCCCATTTGTCAGGCCCAGGTTTAATGCCACACCAGCCGCCCGACCCGACAGCAAATCGGAGGGGGTATCGCCAATGTTGACAACGGCTTTGGGATTGGTAATGCCCAGCAACCGCATAGCCCGCTCAATCATTTGGGGGTATGGGCGGCCGCGCTCCACTTCATCACTGGCAATTGACGCTTGTATAAGACTGTTGGCTGTACCTACCCGCTGTCCATTAAGGCCATCAAGCCAGCCGAGTTTTCCCAGAATAATATCGGTAACAACGCGGTAGAAACCTGTTGTCAGGGCAATCGCTATACCCCGCTCATGCAGGTACGCAAACGTTTCTAAACAACCCTCAGTGGGTGTGGCCCCCTTCGTGAGGTAATGCTCTTCCAGAATACGCCGAAAAGCGTCGTAGGAAATATCGACTTTCGACTGAATCTCGGGGCTGTCGTCGCCCAATTGTTCCTTCCAGAGCGTTTCAAAAACGTAGCGCTTGGAAAGACCCTGCATGGCCAGAATCCGCTCATCGGTAACAGACAAACCTGTCTCGACGGCGGCCTCGGCAAAACACCGTTCTACTTCGTGA contains:
- a CDS encoding SusD/RagB family nutrient-binding outer membrane lipoprotein; this translates as MKLNKFILPILTITLLLTSCEKSFDELEKDPNRPVNAPASLVLKGILNDMYNSGNSPSGFSGVTNTPWGAEQRYNQFYASNYDYYATNEYNWTTTSLNFFTLKDVVKMEQEAKRAGAADVNPYSALGKFFRAYFYENMTRRVGDIPLTDALKDLANLTPKYDSQKAVYAQTLKWLDDANTDLAAIITKGDNTLAGDFYFNNNLRQWQKTVNAYRIRVLISLSKKEGDTDLAIKQKFAEMVGNSTKYPLPTGMSDNLQFIHNSTQSKYPRNQDNFGQNATRENMAKTYVDLLVERKDPRLFVVAEPASAKIAAGLKPTDFAAFVGASSGEDLQDMATKVLKGEYSFQNRKHYYTSYVGEPVFIIGYPELMFNIAEGINRGWATGDAASYYQKGIAASMEFYGLKDGANTVTFSRDGGIFNFDNYTVNVSFADYLAQASVKYAGNNATGLSQILTQKYIAFFQNSGMEAFYNQRRTGVPTFLTGVGTSNSARIPKRWLYPQSERTTNEVNLKAALTSQYGGNDDINATMWVLQ
- a CDS encoding SusC/RagA family TonB-linked outer membrane protein; protein product: MAFLFCLLTSLSALAQTISGRITSGDDNQPLPGVSIVVKGTNAGTTSRADGTYSINVQSSSTLTFSFIGYATQEIAVANRTKLDVTMVAGDRTLTEVVVTALGIKKDIRQTGVSIQSVDGAQLLKAREPNAINSLVGKVSGLTIGASSELLRRPNIVLRGNTDVLFVVDGVPINSDTWNISADDIETYSVLKGASASALYGFRGKNGAILITTKRGTKDKRGFAVDVNTSQMVDNGFLAIPKVQDEYGPGDHGVYEFVDGKGGGKNDGDYDIWGPRFEGQLIPQYDSPVDPVTGKRTGTPWVARGKDNLKRFLQPGLLSTNNISVSSSGEKYDLRFSVSHNYQRGLVPNTKLNSTTFKVSTGYNFSNRLRFEGDVQVNRQYTPNIPDVDYGPNSMIYNIVIWGGADWDVDQLKNYWQPGKEGTQQIYAEYQRYNNPWFVAKEWLRGHYKTDIVGQTSLKYNIATGLDLSLRTQVSTWNLLRTEKFPYSATSYGREETKGDYREDRRNLLDNNTDLLLKYDKRVSPLLNINAIAGGNLRVYNYNSNYTSTNYLNVPGVYNFANSLNPVIASNFNSDMRVLSAYYSADFTLKDFLTVSTTGRMDKLSTLPKGNNTFFYPSVALSTVLSDYLRLPQAISFLKFRASYANVKDGLTQSTIGVPSFPVGYGQQYASSYDGPTYQNAAVYATPYTVGNTPTAYFTNALNNPNIKPNSTSQTEVGLDVRFLNNRLAFDAAYYISDDGPRIFNLPISETTGYSSALVNGIKTQKKGIELSLTGKVLRSTNGLNWDVLANWSTYKEVYKDFYPGVTALNTFFKVGDRTDKYYTSTFVRAPDGQIINDAGGRPIRTTVAQYVGNINPDWVFGLNNRFSYKNLTFSFQVDGRVGGVISDYIQQKSYAGGRIINTVQGDMGVARINDTKGIKSYLGEGVQVSNGASINYNSDGFVTNYAELQFQPNTTKAFLQDYIARRYGFDGGNMISRSFVKLREVVLGYSLPQTFISRLGVKQASVSFVARNLLYFAEKKDIDIDQFTSGGRSDLQTPTTRRYGFNLNLTF
- a CDS encoding TIGR03364 family FAD-dependent oxidoreductase, whose protein sequence is MLSYDLIIIGAGALGTFHAYHAAKAGKRVLLLEKDRYPIGATVRNFGQAVPSGLAGRWFEYGRRSLEIYRDIQQETDISVRQNGTIYIASDADEWALANELHDRYQQIAYTSELLSKAQCLAKYPTLKPDYVVGGIFFPQEMSVEPEQMIHQLIAFVQQKYTVDYRPGSVVIDAESNAGGATVTLSNRQQFRAEKVIICSGHEVRLLFPDVLAKAGLVVSKLQMLLAEPVAGLDLPGNILTGLTIRRYESFQECPSYERITANTPEHLAELKKWGIHILFKQATDGSIIVGDSHEYAEATQAEDLGYHTQDYINDLMLAEARRIVNFPLTIKKTWAGFYSQTKDEIFEYSIDDNIHIVTGIGGKGMSSGAGYAENSIQQRLA
- a CDS encoding HAD family hydrolase; the protein is MQPIQLVVFDMAGTTVTDHHEVERCFAEAAVETGLSVTDERILAMQGLSKRYVFETLWKEQLGDDSPEIQSKVDISYDAFRRILEEHYLTKGATPTEGCLETFAYLHERGIAIALTTGFYRVVTDIILGKLGWLDGLNGQRVGTANSLIQASIASDEVERGRPYPQMIERAMRLLGITNPKAVVNIGDTPSDLLSGRAAGVALNLGLTNGTHSREQLDSHPHDLLLGSLRELPALLDARQVSVINV